A stretch of Saccharothrix texasensis DNA encodes these proteins:
- a CDS encoding DMT family transporter: MQTSGKFVLLSAIWGGSFALIKVAVDAGVAPVWVALARCLFGALTLWGICLARGAAVPLDRRTWGHAAVVALLLNAVPFTLLAHGETQVSSVLAGVFNATTPLTTLVFVLLVVPSERMTRARVVGLLVGFTGVLVVLGAWRGLAGDVLGGSLACLAATACYGAGFAYTRRFFSGGDHSASALSAVQITCATLQLAVVAPVLGGTPSWPGTSAAVALLVLGAAGTGLAYVLNLDVIRAAGPAVASTVTYVTPLWSTAIGAVLLGEHVGWNTLVGGVVVVAGVLLARSRPNVRITA, from the coding sequence GTGCAGACGTCCGGGAAGTTCGTGCTGCTGTCCGCGATCTGGGGCGGCAGCTTCGCGTTGATCAAGGTGGCGGTGGACGCCGGCGTGGCCCCGGTGTGGGTGGCGTTGGCGCGCTGCCTGTTCGGCGCGCTCACCCTGTGGGGGATCTGCCTGGCGCGGGGTGCGGCCGTGCCGCTGGACCGGCGCACGTGGGGTCACGCGGCGGTGGTCGCGCTGCTGCTCAACGCGGTGCCGTTCACGCTGCTGGCGCACGGCGAGACGCAGGTCAGCTCGGTGCTGGCGGGTGTCTTCAACGCCACCACGCCGTTGACCACGCTGGTGTTCGTGCTGCTGGTCGTGCCGAGCGAGCGGATGACGCGGGCCCGGGTGGTCGGGCTGCTGGTCGGCTTCACGGGCGTGCTCGTGGTGCTGGGCGCGTGGCGCGGGCTGGCGGGCGACGTGCTCGGGGGCAGCCTCGCCTGCCTGGCCGCGACCGCGTGCTACGGCGCGGGGTTCGCCTACACCCGCCGGTTCTTCTCCGGCGGCGACCACAGCGCGAGCGCGTTGTCGGCCGTGCAGATCACCTGCGCGACGCTGCAACTGGCGGTGGTCGCGCCGGTCCTGGGCGGCACGCCGTCGTGGCCGGGGACGTCGGCGGCGGTGGCGCTGCTCGTGCTCGGCGCGGCGGGCACCGGGCTGGCCTACGTGCTGAACCTGGACGTCATCAGAGCGGCCGGACCGGCGGTCGCCTCGACCGTCACCTACGTCACGCCGCTGTGGTCGACGGCGATCGGCGCGGTGCTGCTCGGCGAGCACGTGGGGTGGAACACGCTGGTGGGCGGTGTGGTGGTGGTCGCCGGTGTGCTGCTGGCCCGGTCACGGCCGAATGTGAGGATCACTGCATGA
- a CDS encoding alpha/beta hydrolase — protein MNAIYVFVPGSNSNSFHFSPLLRELTLLGRRALAVDLPGHGFDATFATSYQAPQDPAALATAPAGLKGATHADDVAHVIDVVRRAGEHGPVVLVGHSRGGMTLTGVANAVPELLHRVVYVTAWCCVDLGVGGYMQEPEYASSALNDLGAGLLAGNPAELGVLRMNWRTADPALLAKLKTAMFADGTDAEFLAALNTLEPDESLDGGDDRVDPDAWARLPHTYVRVTGDRSIPVGLQDRFIREADALLPDNPFDVRSLDTSHLGFLVRPREAAALLAGLP, from the coding sequence ATGAACGCGATCTACGTCTTCGTGCCCGGCTCCAACAGCAACTCGTTCCACTTCTCGCCCCTGCTCCGCGAACTGACCCTGCTCGGCCGGCGCGCGCTCGCCGTCGACCTGCCCGGACACGGCTTCGACGCCACGTTCGCCACCTCCTACCAAGCGCCGCAGGACCCCGCCGCGCTGGCGACCGCGCCGGCCGGGCTCAAGGGCGCGACCCACGCCGACGACGTCGCGCACGTGATCGACGTCGTGCGGAGGGCCGGCGAGCACGGCCCGGTGGTCCTCGTCGGGCACAGCCGGGGCGGGATGACCCTGACCGGGGTGGCGAACGCGGTGCCGGAGCTGCTGCACCGGGTCGTGTACGTGACCGCGTGGTGCTGCGTCGACCTGGGCGTCGGCGGGTACATGCAGGAGCCCGAGTACGCGTCGAGCGCGCTCAACGACCTCGGCGCGGGACTGCTCGCGGGCAACCCGGCCGAGCTGGGCGTGCTCCGGATGAACTGGCGCACCGCCGACCCGGCGCTGCTGGCCAAGCTGAAGACCGCGATGTTCGCCGACGGCACGGACGCGGAGTTCCTGGCCGCGCTGAACACCTTGGAGCCGGACGAGAGCCTGGACGGTGGCGACGACCGCGTCGACCCGGACGCGTGGGCGCGACTGCCGCACACCTACGTCCGCGTGACCGGCGACCGTTCCATCCCGGTCGGGCTGCAGGACCGGTTCATCCGCGAGGCCGACGCGCTGCTCCCGGACAACCCGTTCGACGTGCGCAGCCTCGACACCAGCCACCTGGGCTTCCTGGTCCGACCGCGGGAGGCCGCCGCGCTGCTGGCCGGGCTGCCGTAG
- a CDS encoding TIGR02569 family protein → MPRPPRTVLSAFGVTAEPVALPGGRGGTWRAGGVVLKPVDFEPETRWRSDVLAALPPSAGFRVAPPVRSASGDWVVDGWEACRFVPGEPDTGRADDVLRAGIAFHAAVRDVPRPAYLDLRDDPWSVGDRVAWEESPVDVGPAALGLLEPLVAARRPVDLPAQVVHGDLAGNVLFAPDLPPAVIDWPPYWRPASWAAAVVVADCLCWYGAPPALLDRWSHLPAWHQVVLRALIYRIVTRDLAGGDRPADQVRAYRPAVDLVLARLSGPGSPR, encoded by the coding sequence GTGCCACGACCTCCGCGCACGGTGCTGTCCGCGTTCGGCGTCACGGCGGAGCCCGTCGCGCTGCCCGGTGGCCGGGGCGGGACGTGGCGCGCCGGCGGGGTGGTCCTCAAGCCGGTGGACTTCGAGCCCGAGACGCGGTGGCGGTCCGACGTGCTCGCCGCGCTGCCGCCGTCGGCCGGGTTCCGGGTCGCGCCTCCCGTGCGGTCCGCGTCCGGCGACTGGGTGGTCGACGGGTGGGAGGCATGCCGGTTCGTGCCGGGCGAGCCGGACACCGGCCGCGCGGACGACGTGCTGCGGGCCGGGATCGCGTTCCACGCCGCCGTGCGCGACGTGCCCCGACCCGCGTACCTCGACCTCCGCGACGACCCGTGGTCGGTCGGCGACCGGGTCGCGTGGGAGGAGTCGCCGGTGGACGTCGGCCCGGCGGCGCTCGGACTCCTGGAACCGCTCGTCGCGGCACGGCGCCCGGTGGACCTGCCGGCCCAGGTGGTGCACGGAGACCTGGCGGGCAACGTGCTGTTCGCCCCCGACCTGCCGCCCGCGGTGATCGACTGGCCGCCGTACTGGCGGCCCGCGTCGTGGGCGGCGGCGGTCGTGGTGGCGGACTGCCTGTGCTGGTACGGCGCACCACCGGCGCTGCTCGACCGGTGGTCGCACCTGCCGGCGTGGCACCAGGTGGTGCTGCGGGCGCTGATCTACCGGATCGTCACCCGAGACCTGGCCGGCGGGGACCGGCCGGCGGACCAGGTCCGCGCCTACCGGCCCGCGGTCGACCTGGTGCTCGCCCGGCTCAGCGGGCCAGGGTCTCCTCGGTGA
- a CDS encoding flavin-containing monooxygenase, producing MTTPEHLDVVIVGAGLSGVGAAYRLRTECPGKSVAILEARDAMGGTWDLFRYPGIRSDSDMFTLGYPFRPWREAKSIADGPSILAYIRDTAAQFGIDRLVRYRTKVVAADFSTETARWTLTLHRRDERGDVETRVVTCDFLYSCAGYYDYDQGHDPVFPGIGSFRGEVVRPQFWPDDLDYAGKRVVVIGSGATAVTVVPSMAETAAHVTMLQRSPTWMGVVPGRDKFADKVRELLPANAAHRVIRTKNILFSLAFYQFCRRWPKAARKVLTKLSTKVLDDEAAIREHFTPTYDPWDQRLCAVPDADLFRAVKRGRVSVVTDHVDTFTPDGVRLRSGRELPADVVVTATGLRLLAFGGITPSVDGRRVELSEQFIWRGAMITGLPNFAVCVGYTNASWTLRADLTSRLVCRVVAHMDRHGYASVVPTPDRPLARRPLLDLASGYIQRAVDAFPRQGDRGPWRVRQNYVLDAVSTLRGDLGRQLVGTPRVLPASHGR from the coding sequence ATGACCACACCCGAGCACCTCGACGTCGTGATCGTGGGCGCCGGACTGTCCGGTGTCGGCGCGGCCTACCGGCTCCGCACCGAGTGCCCCGGCAAGTCCGTCGCGATCCTCGAAGCCCGCGACGCGATGGGCGGGACGTGGGACCTCTTCCGGTACCCGGGCATCCGGTCCGACTCGGACATGTTCACCCTCGGCTACCCCTTCAGGCCCTGGCGGGAGGCGAAGTCGATCGCGGACGGCCCGTCGATCCTCGCCTACATCCGGGACACCGCCGCGCAGTTCGGCATCGACCGGCTCGTGCGCTACCGGACCAAGGTGGTGGCCGCCGACTTCTCCACCGAGACCGCCCGCTGGACGCTGACGCTCCACCGCCGCGACGAGCGGGGTGACGTCGAGACCAGGGTGGTCACCTGCGACTTCCTCTACTCCTGCGCCGGCTACTACGACTACGACCAGGGCCACGACCCGGTGTTCCCCGGCATCGGGTCGTTCCGCGGCGAGGTGGTGCGACCGCAGTTCTGGCCCGACGACCTCGACTACGCGGGCAAGCGGGTGGTCGTGATCGGCAGCGGGGCGACGGCGGTGACGGTGGTGCCGTCCATGGCGGAGACCGCCGCGCACGTCACGATGCTCCAACGCTCGCCGACGTGGATGGGTGTGGTGCCGGGTCGCGACAAGTTCGCCGACAAGGTCCGCGAGCTGCTGCCCGCCAACGCCGCGCACCGGGTGATCCGCACCAAGAACATCCTGTTCAGCCTGGCCTTCTACCAGTTCTGCCGCCGCTGGCCGAAGGCCGCGCGCAAGGTGCTGACCAAGCTGTCCACCAAGGTGCTCGACGACGAGGCCGCGATCCGCGAGCACTTCACCCCCACCTACGACCCGTGGGACCAGCGGCTCTGCGCGGTCCCGGACGCGGACCTGTTCCGGGCCGTCAAGCGCGGCCGGGTGTCGGTCGTCACCGACCACGTGGACACGTTCACGCCCGACGGGGTGCGGCTCAGGTCCGGCCGGGAGCTGCCCGCCGACGTCGTCGTCACGGCCACCGGCCTGCGGCTGCTCGCGTTCGGCGGCATCACGCCGAGCGTGGACGGGCGCCGGGTGGAGCTGTCCGAGCAGTTCATCTGGCGCGGCGCGATGATCACCGGCCTGCCGAACTTCGCGGTCTGCGTCGGCTACACGAACGCCTCGTGGACGTTGCGCGCCGACCTGACCTCACGCCTGGTCTGCCGGGTGGTCGCCCACATGGACCGGCACGGTTACGCGTCCGTCGTACCCACGCCGGACCGCCCGCTGGCCCGCCGGCCGCTGCTGGACCTGGCCTCCGGCTACATCCAGCGCGCCGTCGACGCGTTCCCGCGCCAGGGTGACCGGGGTCCGTGGCGGGTCCGGCAGAACTACGTGCTCGACGCGGTGTCCACGTTGCGCGGCGACCTGGGCCGCCAGCTCGTCGGCACGCCGAGGGTGCTGCCCGCGTCTCACGGCCGGTAG
- a CDS encoding SDR family NAD(P)-dependent oxidoreductase, with protein MTEHITTPFGAESTAAQVVAGIDLTGKRAVVTGGASGIGVETARALASAGAEVTLAVRDTGAGRRVADEIGGDVRVARLDLADQASVAAFVAGWDGPLHILVNNAGVMAAPETRTPEGWELQFATNHLGHFALTKGLHRFLALEGVRVVSVSSSAHLMSPVVFEDIHYTDRPYDPWTAYGQSKTANVLFAVEATKRWAADGITVNALMPGGIDTNLQRHVDDGQLRAMRERAAADGYRLKTPQQGAATSVLLATSPLLEGVGGRYFEDCGEALPSRGETLIRGVAAYALDPEAATRLWEVTEETLAR; from the coding sequence ATGACCGAGCACATCACCACGCCGTTCGGCGCGGAGTCCACCGCGGCGCAGGTCGTGGCGGGCATCGACCTGACCGGCAAGCGCGCGGTGGTCACCGGCGGCGCGTCCGGCATCGGCGTCGAGACCGCCCGGGCGTTGGCGTCGGCGGGCGCCGAGGTCACGCTGGCGGTCCGCGACACCGGGGCCGGGCGACGGGTGGCCGACGAGATCGGCGGCGACGTCCGGGTCGCCCGGCTCGACCTGGCGGACCAGGCGTCCGTGGCGGCGTTCGTGGCCGGCTGGGACGGCCCGCTGCACATCCTGGTGAACAACGCGGGCGTGATGGCCGCGCCGGAGACCCGCACGCCGGAGGGCTGGGAACTCCAGTTCGCCACCAACCACCTCGGCCACTTCGCGCTGACCAAGGGCCTGCACCGGTTCCTGGCCCTGGAGGGCGTGCGGGTGGTGTCCGTCAGCTCCAGCGCGCACCTCATGTCGCCGGTCGTCTTCGAGGACATCCACTACACCGACCGCCCCTACGACCCGTGGACGGCGTACGGGCAGTCGAAGACCGCGAACGTGCTCTTCGCCGTGGAGGCGACCAAGCGCTGGGCCGCCGACGGCATCACGGTGAACGCCCTGATGCCCGGTGGGATCGACACCAACCTGCAGCGCCACGTCGACGACGGGCAGTTGCGGGCGATGAGGGAGCGGGCCGCCGCGGACGGGTACCGGCTGAAGACTCCGCAGCAGGGCGCGGCCACGTCGGTGCTGCTGGCGACGTCACCGCTGCTGGAGGGCGTGGGCGGCCGGTACTTCGAGGACTGCGGCGAGGCGCTGCCGAGCCGGGGCGAGACCCTGATCCGCGGTGTCGCGGCCTACGCGCTGGACCCGGAGGCGGCCACCCGCCTGTGGGAGGTCACCGAGGAGACCCTGGCCCGCTGA
- a CDS encoding discoidin domain-containing protein, translating to MPLSRRTFIGSALAASALASTTSTPAVAASPPGDVVGKITVGYQGWFAARGDNSPVNGWWHWSDNWGQPPSPTNHALMSWPDMTDYTAKYPTAFGSLGNGQPATVFSNYDYQTVDVHFRWMREYGCDTAALQRFNPTGGEGPIRDAVTAHVRRAAEAHGVKFYVMYDVTNWTNMQSEIKADWTEKMRAYTSSPMYARQNGKPVVCVWGFGFNDPGRPFTPQQCQDVIDWFKGQGVYLIGGVPTHWRREIEDSRPGFAQVYRSFHMISPWMVGRIGSVADADNFHANVNSPDVAECARLGIDYQPCVLPGDLSRRHRAHGDFMWRQFYNMCRLGVQGIYISMFDEYNEANQIAKTPETQAGIPVGSGFLALDEDGTRCSSDYYLRLTGDGGRMLKGQIALTAIRPTKPVLSDTPPVERDLAAGRPTTQSSQTQHYDSRLAVDADPNTYWESANGAFPQWIGVDLGAVAAPRRMVLSLPPNPAWGRRTQTIAVEAGVDGSTFSSVLGATGYVFDPAAGNSVTVTLPSGFSARHLRLRFSGNTGWPAAQLARWQVVG from the coding sequence GTGCCCCTGTCACGCAGGACGTTCATCGGATCGGCCCTGGCCGCCTCCGCCCTCGCCTCCACCACGTCGACCCCGGCGGTCGCGGCCAGCCCACCGGGCGACGTGGTCGGCAAGATCACCGTCGGCTACCAGGGCTGGTTCGCGGCCCGCGGCGACAACTCCCCCGTCAACGGCTGGTGGCACTGGAGCGACAACTGGGGCCAGCCGCCGTCGCCGACCAACCACGCCCTCATGTCGTGGCCGGACATGACCGACTACACCGCCAAGTACCCGACGGCGTTCGGCTCCCTGGGCAACGGCCAACCGGCGACGGTCTTCTCCAACTACGACTACCAGACCGTGGACGTGCACTTCCGCTGGATGCGCGAGTACGGCTGCGACACCGCGGCCCTCCAGCGGTTCAACCCGACCGGCGGCGAGGGCCCGATCCGCGACGCCGTCACCGCCCACGTCCGGCGGGCCGCCGAGGCGCACGGCGTGAAGTTCTACGTCATGTACGACGTCACGAACTGGACGAACATGCAGTCGGAGATCAAGGCCGACTGGACGGAGAAGATGCGCGCGTACACCTCGTCACCGATGTACGCGCGGCAGAACGGCAAGCCGGTCGTGTGCGTCTGGGGCTTCGGCTTCAACGACCCGGGCCGCCCGTTCACCCCGCAGCAGTGCCAGGACGTGATCGACTGGTTCAAGGGCCAGGGCGTGTACCTGATCGGCGGCGTGCCGACGCACTGGCGGCGCGAGATCGAGGACTCGCGGCCCGGTTTCGCCCAGGTCTACCGCAGCTTCCACATGATCTCGCCGTGGATGGTCGGCCGGATCGGCAGCGTCGCCGACGCGGACAACTTCCACGCGAACGTCAACTCGCCGGACGTGGCCGAGTGCGCCCGGCTCGGCATCGACTACCAGCCGTGCGTGCTGCCCGGCGACCTGTCCCGGCGGCACCGGGCGCACGGCGACTTCATGTGGCGGCAGTTCTACAACATGTGCCGCCTCGGCGTGCAGGGCATCTACATCTCGATGTTCGACGAGTACAACGAGGCCAACCAGATCGCCAAGACGCCGGAGACGCAGGCCGGGATCCCCGTCGGCTCCGGTTTCCTGGCGCTGGACGAGGACGGCACGCGCTGCTCCTCGGACTACTACCTGCGCCTGACCGGCGACGGTGGCCGGATGCTCAAGGGCCAGATCGCGTTGACGGCGATCCGCCCGACGAAGCCGGTGCTGTCCGACACGCCACCGGTCGAGCGCGACCTGGCGGCGGGTCGGCCGACCACCCAGAGCAGCCAGACCCAGCACTACGACAGCCGGCTCGCGGTGGACGCCGACCCGAACACCTACTGGGAGAGCGCGAACGGCGCGTTCCCGCAGTGGATCGGGGTCGACCTGGGCGCGGTGGCCGCGCCGCGCCGGATGGTGCTGAGCCTGCCGCCGAACCCGGCGTGGGGCCGCCGCACGCAGACCATCGCGGTGGAGGCGGGCGTGGACGGCTCCACGTTCAGCTCGGTGCTCGGTGCGACCGGGTACGTGTTCGACCCGGCCGCGGGCAACTCGGTGACGGTCACCCTGCCCAGCGGGTTCAGCGCCCGCCACCTGCGGCTGCGGTTCAGCGGGAACACGGGCTGGCCGGCCGCGCAGCTGGCCCGGTGGCAGGTCGTCGGCTGA
- a CDS encoding SDR family NAD(P)-dependent oxidoreductase, translating to MVSVWVTGSADGIGRETAATLVAQGHRVVLHARDEARAGQALAAVPGAAGVLVGDLASLARTRELAAAAEPFDVVVHNAGLGGRLPERTVTEDGLELLFQVNVLAPYLLTALMPRPRRLVYLTSGLEAQGVADLDDLQHERGPWDGMQAYSDSKLLDVALAFAVARRWPDVLSNAVDPGWIRTKLGGPNATDDLPTGADTQVWLATSDEPAATVTGRYFKWREDLRANPAAYDVDVQDRLLDACAEITGVKLT from the coding sequence ATGGTGAGCGTGTGGGTGACGGGGTCGGCGGACGGTATCGGCCGGGAGACGGCGGCGACGCTGGTGGCGCAGGGGCACCGGGTGGTGCTGCACGCGCGCGACGAGGCGCGGGCCGGGCAGGCGCTGGCCGCCGTGCCCGGCGCGGCCGGCGTGCTGGTCGGCGACCTCGCCTCGCTGGCCCGGACCAGGGAGCTGGCGGCGGCCGCCGAGCCCTTCGACGTGGTGGTCCACAACGCGGGGCTCGGCGGCCGGCTGCCCGAGCGGACCGTCACCGAGGACGGCCTGGAGCTGCTGTTCCAGGTCAACGTGCTGGCGCCCTACCTGCTCACGGCCCTGATGCCCCGGCCGCGGCGGCTGGTCTACCTGACGTCCGGGCTGGAGGCGCAGGGCGTGGCGGACCTCGACGACCTCCAGCACGAGCGCGGCCCGTGGGACGGCATGCAGGCCTACTCGGACTCCAAGCTGCTGGACGTGGCGCTGGCGTTCGCGGTGGCCCGCCGGTGGCCGGACGTGCTCAGCAACGCGGTCGACCCGGGCTGGATCAGGACCAAGCTGGGCGGCCCGAACGCCACCGACGACCTGCCGACGGGCGCGGACACCCAGGTGTGGCTCGCGACGAGCGACGAGCCCGCCGCCACCGTCACCGGCCGCTACTTCAAGTGGCGCGAGGACCTGCGCGCCAACCCCGCCGCGTACGACGTGGACGTCCAGGACCGGCTGCTCGACGCGTGCGCGGAGATCACCGGCGTCAAGCTGACGTGA
- a CDS encoding TetR/AcrR family transcriptional regulator: protein MSRPLRADAQRNRDRLIETALAAFTDEGADATLDSIAKRAGVGIGTLYRHFPTREALVEAVYRTELAKLCDAVPDLLRTLPPHEATRAWMDRFVEYMATKQGMGDALRAVIASGGDPYAQSRDRLTEAMGTLLDAVDRPDVAPLDVIATIAGIAHTVPDVGPADGMLDLVMDGLRYRP, encoded by the coding sequence GTGTCCCGCCCGCTGCGCGCGGACGCCCAGCGCAACCGCGACCGGTTGATCGAGACGGCGCTGGCCGCGTTCACCGACGAGGGCGCGGACGCCACGCTGGACTCGATCGCCAAGCGCGCGGGCGTCGGCATCGGCACGCTCTACCGCCACTTCCCCACCCGCGAGGCGCTGGTGGAAGCGGTCTACCGCACCGAGCTGGCCAAGCTCTGCGACGCCGTGCCCGACCTGCTGCGCACGCTGCCGCCGCACGAGGCGACCAGGGCGTGGATGGACCGGTTCGTCGAGTACATGGCCACCAAGCAGGGCATGGGCGACGCGTTGCGCGCGGTGATCGCGTCCGGCGGCGACCCGTACGCGCAGAGCAGGGACCGGCTGACCGAGGCGATGGGCACGCTGCTCGATGCCGTCGACCGCCCCGACGTCGCGCCGCTGGACGTGATCGCCACCATCGCCGGCATCGCCCACACGGTGCCCGACGTCGGCCCGGCGGACGGCATGCTGGACCTCGTGATGGACGGCCTGCGCTACCGGCCGTGA